Genomic DNA from Phyllostomus discolor isolate MPI-MPIP mPhyDis1 chromosome 12, mPhyDis1.pri.v3, whole genome shotgun sequence:
TGATTCTGCCAAAACACAAATGATGGTGGCTGACTCCCTTGATATATGGAATGTACTGAATAGTCTTTTCCTCATTTGGTTAGTCTTTATTTCCACAGCACTGtggtttaaatttattttttaaaagacttcacttatttttagagttaggagaagcaagagagagagagggaaacattgatgtgtgagcaAGAGATACGGCGATTCTCTCACGTCCTCACCTGGGGACCACCTGGCCTGCTATGCAGgcatgtgctgactgggaatcaaactggcaacctttcatttcacaggcctgcagtcagtccactgagccacaccagccagggaagcacTGTGGTTTAAGTAGGCTTTGCAGGCCAATTGGTTTCCAAATCATTTAActatcattcatttgttcatccactggagaaatatttactgaaagctTTAATATGAGCCACGTTACTTGCTAGGCACAGGGGCAAATGGAAAAAAGGTATAGTCCCCTACCTTTGAGGACAGTAGCATGACAAGTAAGGAGATGAACGTGAATGATGCAGCGACCGAGTCAATGGGTGTTATTGTGCTGGGGCAGTGGTTCCCAAAATGTGGCATACTAACTACTGGTTACGTGAGATAACTTCCAAGAAGCTGTAAAGGGCTGAACACTTTTACTTTAATAGCTGTAAACTTGAATACAGATTAGAAAAAGCAGCCCACCAAACCCATGAGTTCACAGATGCTCTTTATCAGTCAAAATCTAGTCAGGAGATAAAAGCCTCCCTTATTTCAACAGAGGAAATTCAATACAAGGGATTGTTAGTTGGgtattaaagaacagaaaaagcaaaaagagaacattttaaggAATCATGCAAGAAACTGTCactcttaggggaaaaaaaaatgaaattgttcaACTTTAGGAGCCTggagagaccccagagagctgaAACTCAAGGTAAGGTTAATATTAGCACCTGAGCTGAATGAGGGAGGAGTCCTATGGTCCAGGGTACTGGGCAGACACTTGAGGAAGGAGCACTAAGTGGTGGGTATCAATGACTGTTACTGAAACACCAGTGTCTGCTGGGGTGAAGAGGTGTCTTGGGGTGACAAAAGgaacagaaagcaaaaagaaagaagcagacagAAAGGGCCaagctcctccttcctcctctggccTTGCCATCTCTATCTAGGCCTCCATCGGCCGATCCCAATACGGAGGCAGCTGGGAGAGGAGAAACAGGGTTTGCTGAATCCCAGCCCAGCACCAAAAGCTGTATGGAAGGGCAAGTTTGAGTCTGAGGAACAGGTTAATTATCTACTACAGCCTGTCTCCTTGGGCCATTCAGCATCCACATGCATGTACTTCTAAACATAATTCAACTTCCCACAAGAAAAAcaactctttatttttacttaacaaGTTGCAGTCATCCTTTGTATAAAAGATGTTCTCACCCTTtctccaaaatgaggagacaaagtgCCAGCAGGTTATCATGGCAGTTTCTGGGAAACAGTCACACTATTCGTCTCATCTCTTGACCATGTAACTTACCCTACATAGAACTTAGTCACAGGCCCATTTGAATATAGTTATTTCAAGACTAAATAGCAAAGTAACCCTCTGAATCCCATATACAGTAAGTGAAATAGAAGAAATTAGTACACACACCAAGGAAGAAATTATGCATAACTGCTCAGTGACTTGCAATTGGTCACAAGACTGTAATTAATAAgcttaattcttcctattcacaTTCCATGTCTCCTCTTCCCTTAGCCAGGATCTCTGATGCTCAGGGTTTATACCTTGTAAGGCAACCCCAAACCTCATGGCCTAAAGGGTCTAAGTCagcccttgccagtgtggctcagtggattgggcattggcctgtaaactgaaagtttgtaggttctatccctggtcagggcgcatacgagaagcaactgattggcatttctctctctcacatcagtttccctttcttttccttccccttctcttaaaatcaacaaatatgttctcaggtgaggattaaaaaaaaaaagggtccaTATCATTCCTGCCTGTTCGAGGCAGTTCTATTTTCCCATTCAAGTTTGTCATTGGGCTTGGAAGTGCTAAAAGATGCCCCTGGGTTCCACATATTCTCTGGCAGCCACCGTGTAGGAAAAGCACACATACCCCTTCGTTCTCCTGTACTAGCCAGGAGAGCAAATGCCTTTGCCTATTGGCTTAGTGGCAAAAATGTCCAGATTGTCTCAATTCCTGTCCTAATACTGTTGTGATCCCTGGTGGGACCACTTCTCCCTTGGGAGGTCAGACCTCCAAACACAGCTCAAAATTAAGAGatgggaaataaaacatttttgagtgCATTACTGGGTGTAAGAGTGAGGAGCCACTTTCCTGCCTCTGCTTGATTCCAGgccatatatgaggtctgtccagaaggtacccagccatgtagtATGAGAGAGATTTTTATTGAAGaacacacaagaaacattgtatataggacattgacatctcagtttccttcaaagtaggcaccttgtgacctcatagttctcctaatcaccatcagctgccccgtcatattttcccaaatctcattgacagtctgaaatctcttctttcaaaggtgattttagttttaggaaaagccagaagccatagggcgccaaatctgggttgtaggggtaCTAAGTTACATGGGTGActtaatgttttgccaaaaaactctgcatgagacgtgatgcgtGAGCGGGCACGttgccatgatgaagctgccaatcaccagttgtccatagctgcagccttctgaatcacccgaACAGTTTTCaaggaagaatgttcaagctgaatgcaaaatctgatgcaggtttgttgctctattagctcggtcattttgaatgtgagggccacacagtatagatgctcactcaatggcttcTACTGCcttccactgactagtacagtgaagtcatcaatTGTTTATGCaagtgcattccagtccactctccttggctgccagattatgTCAATGCtgcaaacagttctcattatattaacaatggctggactttctcagacagaccttgtatccTGACTACAATCTGAGCAACAGCTCCATTAAATGGTCACAGATTCAAACGCAAATTACATTTTGTAAGATGGAGTTTTGTACCCCACCTAGGGCCATAACTGAGTCTTAGGTAGACCATTCCACCATTGTATTGTACTTATTGCTCCTGTCTGTGGGGCATGGACGAAGACCAGTGAATTCCAGAGGTACAAATCCATTGCCACACTTCTTTTACTATGAAATGGGTTTGCCTACCAAAAGTAATGCTGTGCAAAATGGGGGCGAATAAGACATTCCCTAAATTAATGGACTGTGGTGCTAGCAGAGCATAGATAAGAACTTCCAACTTCTGCCCCAGGATGTAGAGAGCGGGAACGTTCATTGCCCTTACTGTCACAATGAAAAAAGTCCAGATTAACTTCAAATTCGAGACTTCTTTTATAATTCACCTGAGAGCTGAGGTCACAGAGCAATCAAAATTTAAGGAgatgcagagccctggctgggtggctcagttggttggagcatcatcccatacactgaaaggttgtgggtttcattcccagtcagagaagatacctgggttgtgggtttggtcacTGGCTGGGGTCCCAGTCAGAATGTGTATGGGAGGcagttgattgatgtttctctttctctgtttcccttcttcttctctctctctctctctcaaaaaaagaaatcaatcaataaaacatatcctcaggtgaagatttaaaaaaaattaaggagatTCAGAGAGAGGAGACCCACACCCCATTTAGTTGCTAGGAACACAATGAAATGAAGTCCTAGGCAGATAGCTCCAGACAGAGACATACACGTATATGCACTAAATTCCACGGGCTATTGTATTTACTATTTAGAGTAAATAAATAGACTATGAGATGGTCTGGTTGTTGGTaaattccactgagctacattatGAGAAACTGATAATTGGTTTGGACCCATAGGAATCAATTTGTTATGGTTCAATCTAATAAACTACCGCATTCTAAATTAGtggctgatttttttaaagttccaatATTGAATTAGACTAAATCTATTACTTGAAAttaatagagaatagaaaaaataatatgaaaacagaTACTGATTAcacaacatatttttttattaaaggttttaacatcaaccccccacccccataattCTACAAATTTACAATGACTTGGTAACATGCAAATACTTTAGACCGAAGAACCGTATTTGTTCTTgatgaatttatatataataaattttcatgatagttgattctaaaatgtattaaCTGGCTTCACATTATTagtaatttaaagtaaaatgtaaacaCAAGGACGATTTAAACAGGTATTAATTTATGAATCAATTTAAGGTCAGTGACtgtacagatttattttaaaaaatctggggtcaaaaaatttttaagaagcaaCCAGCAACCATGTACCTCTCTACATTTGAAGATTGAGGGCTAAAAACCCACTACTGATGAATACTATTAAACAAAGGATGTACGACATCCATCACACATCTGTTTCAAGAACAGCATGTTTCCGaaattatacatttctttatGAATAAACATTGCAATATTACTAACTATAAAGAAACCACTGGAATGAGTTCCAAAATATGTTAACACTCATAAGGCATTCCTGAGCTGTATCTGAAGGCATCCATTTTAATCTTGAGGCTTTAAGAACATCTTCTTTGTTTTAACTGGCTGTACATCTCCATTTTCATCTTCTTCATAATTGGCACGGTCTCTTTTTTTGACAAATTTTTTCCCAATTGTTCCCACCAAAGTCTCATATCTGTTAAGATGATATAAATAGCacaagttaaattttaaataaaaaggtaggAATCAAGTCTTATCAAGAACACAACAAAGAACAAGaactatgtttatttaaaaaaaaaaactatgattaAGATAAGCCATCTGAGTTAAAAACTTATGAACTTCTCTAAGAAtgattaaattctgttttttttgtttgtttttgggttaTTCTAagtaaatggaagtatatattttaaaaatgtactggaAGCGGCACTGGAAATAGGCCCTCAACCGCCAGCCTGTGACAGGCCTGAAGCCACCCAGGCTGCGTTAGAGAAAGCAGAAACAGTCCTCTTCCTGCTGGCTGGGGCAGACCACGGTGTAAGAGGACTGCGCATGTGAGAGCCAATGAATGCTGGGCCCTGAGTACAAAGCTGTTCCAAGGTGACGCTTACCTTCTAGCCATTTCTTCATCTGACACATCAAGCTCCACTGTTTCATCTTCAACTTCTTCTGCTTTGTTCTTAGAATTCATCTGAATcattaatttctgaaaaatacaCCAACAGCGGCTATCAGGGCTGAAAAAGGCTTATGAAAGGAACTAGTGTCAAATGTATTTGAAGGTAGAGCAAGTCAAAAACTATAGGACTGGCAAAAATGTATAAGGGATTCTCTGTAATACTTTATTCCACAATGTGTTAACACAAGTCAGCtctaaattaaaaacatagtAAGACAAAGCTCCACTACATTAGACTTGTTAATGGGTTATAATTGCATTTCAGATCATACATCTTATTATTAACTACTTATATCTAAAGCAGATACACTGCAACACCCAAGTGTAGTgattaaaaattgggagggatatcttggctgcagaggtccTCACTGAGGAGTAAagggtcccagctccacaccaagTTCTCTGACCCCTGGGTTCCCACTCTGGGAAGAAAAGTtcccatgacttctggctgtaaGGCTGAGCTGGACAAAGGGCTGCTGCGGTTCCAGGCCTTCCTTTTAATGGGCCCATGcatggacttacttggactcactcactctgagctctaGCTATGGGGCAGTAGCTCAAAAGGCTTCAGGGACatgtggggaggaactgaatgTCTGCCCTCAGGATGAATGCTAGAagggcagctttctcctagacagaagtgctggcataggccattgttcctttgctgaaaCTTCCACCACAACAGAACCAGCAGGTGGGCGCTATGTGAATTTCCATCtaactggctaacactgttctCCCTACCCTGGTGATTCTGAGACCCCACTCCACCCAACTTGTGGGCTCCCCCAAGCCCTTTCCAGTGGCtcttccatacaaatggcctatcCTTGCTCATGTTGTGGACTGTCCccaaatctctcaaacaagcagtatcagcctcagcatgccctgtacttcttgctaagtggccccaggaccACCattagcagcagctggccttggtctgtagcttggcctctcccaggctcctctaagcccagcacaagtaacagtcATCTGGAGATAGCTCTATAATCCATGCTGTGGCCCCCACAGGGCACAGGAAGCTGCTGACCTGGGCTCGTACCTTCTGGGAGACTCCAGGACCTGCAAACTCAGTGGACAGCTTTCAGACTATGCCAAATTACAACCTAACCACCTTCATGACTGACACACTCAAGAGGTGGACTCAATGGACACCAAAGACCTACTGAAGTGAGTCCTGCTTTGGGGGTAGACTCCTGCACAGCAGATTGTCCATGGTGGTCTTGGCCAGACCTTGAAGCTGACTGaactgggggtaaatccctcccactgacatgccaatagcaatcaaggctcagctacaacagGAAGGTGCACACAGCCCATATGGGGTACACAGCTGGAATGCCCAGCTCAGGGGACACAGGATACCTAGTACATAAGGACTTTACCAAGACCAGGAGATGTAGCAGGTcagcctaatacacagaaacaaatatagggaggcagccaaaatgaagagacaaagaaacacatttcaaatgaaagaacacaacacAATTCcggaaagacaaaacaaaatgaagccaagcaatttaccagatgcagagttcataaAACTGGTTATAAGATCAATGAACTtaagggaagagtagatgaacttagtgagaacttcaacaaagagataggaaacataaaattggagaaagaaaacataaaaagaaccaatcagaaatgaagaatgcattaactgaaatgaagaatacattactgggaatcaacagtagagcagatgaagcAGACGTTCAAGTCAGTTATTTGGAAGACAcggaagcagaaaacaaacagaacagcaaagagaacaaagaatccaaaaaaaaggGGCTGGTATGAGGAGcctctctgggacaacttcaaacatg
This window encodes:
- the MPHOSPH6 gene encoding M-phase phosphoprotein 6 isoform X2, producing the protein MTWFMQRGLDSETKKQLEEEEKKIISEEHWYLDLPELKEKESFIIEEQSFLLCEDLLYGRMSFRGFNPEVEKLMIQMNSKNKAEEVEDETVELDVSDEEMARRYETLVGTIGKKFVKKRDRANYEEDENGDVQPVKTKKMFLKPQD